A stretch of Xenopus laevis strain J_2021 chromosome 8S, Xenopus_laevis_v10.1, whole genome shotgun sequence DNA encodes these proteins:
- the ckm.S gene encoding creatine kinase M-type yields MPYANNHNKWKLNYSAEEEFADLTKHNNHMAKALSLDIYKKLRDKQTPSGFTLDDVIQTGVDNPGHPFIMTVGCVAGDEESYEVFKDLFDPVIQDRHGGYKPTDKHKTDLNFANLKGGDDLDPNYVMSSRVRTGRSIKGYTLPPHCSRGERRAIEKLSIKALSSLTGEFKGKYYPLKDMSDAEQQHLIDDHFLFDKPVSPLLLASGMGRDWPDARGIWHNDNKTFLVWVNEEDHLRVISMQKGGNMKEVFRRFCEGLIKIEEIFKQAGHPFMWNEHLGYVLTCPSNLGTGLRGGVHCKLPNLSKHPKFDEILTRLRLQKRGTGGVDTAAVGGVFDISNADRLGFSEVDQVQMVVDGVKLMIEMEKKLEKGQTIDDMIPAQK; encoded by the exons ATGCCTTACGCTAACAACCATAACAAGTGGAAGCTGAATTATTCAGCTGAGGAGGAATTTGCTGACCTCACCAAGCACAACAATCATATGGCCAAGGCCCTGAGTCTTGACATCTACAAGAAGCTCAGGGACAAGCAGACACCAAGTGGCTTCACCTTGGATGATGTCATTCAGACTGGAGTTGACAACCCAG GTCACCCTTTCATCATGACTGTGGGCTGTGTAGCAGGAGATGAGGAATCCTATGAAGTGTTCAAGGACCTTTTTGACCCCGTTATTCAGGATCGTCACGGTGGTTACAAACCAACTGACAAGCACAAGACAGACCTCAACTTTGCCAACCTTAAG GGAGGTGATGACCTTGACCCAAACTATGTCATGAGCAGCCGTGTAAGGACTGGGCGTAGCATTAAGGGATACACCCTGCCCCCCCACTGCAGCCGTGGGGAGCGTCGTGCCATTGAAAAACTCTCAATCAAAG CTCTCAGCAGCCTTACTGGGGAATTCAAAGGGAAATACTACCCTCTCAAGGATATGTCAGATGCAGAGCAGCAGCATCTGAttgatgaccacttcctgtttgacAAACCAGTATCCCCTCTGCTTCTGGCCTCTGGCATGGGCCGTGATTGGCCTGATGCCCGTGGCATCTG GCACAATGACAACAAGACCTTCCTGGTGTGGGTAAATGAAGAAGACCATCTGAGAGTCATTTCCATGCAGAAAGGAGGAAACATGAAAGAAGTCTTCAGGCGCTTCTGTGAGGGACTTATAAAG ATTGAAGAGATCTTTAAACAAGCAGGACATCCATTCATGTGGAACGAACATCTGGGTTACGTCCTTACCTGCCCATCAAACTTGGGCACAGGCCTGAGAGGAGGTGTGCATTGCAAGCTCCCCAACCTTAGCAAACACCCCAAATTTGATGAAATTCTGACCAGGCTTCGTCTGCAGAAGAGAGGCACAG GTGGTGTTGACACTGCTGCAGTAGGGGGTGTCTTTGACATCTCCAATGCTGATAGACTGGGCTTCTCTGAAGTGGATCAAGTACAGATGGTAGTAGATGGTGTGAAACTCATGATTGAGATGGAGAAGAAGCTTGAGAAGGGACAGACCATTGATGATATGATACCAGCACAGAAGTAG